From Lagopus muta isolate bLagMut1 chromosome 15, bLagMut1 primary, whole genome shotgun sequence, the proteins below share one genomic window:
- the LOC125700670 gene encoding uncharacterized protein LOC125700670 isoform X2 — translation MAASVAGSAASSSAPDAVRWFPLRSTLKPEPIVTPVGFHRTHRRGSSACETSLRALLKDCLNPWSSSVSAACGCFAFQGLGTGDSTVIRAMVSRSEMNLLDIRRGFLTMYGKSLYSFMKQMVRRVARPPDSHEHPLDTARHLWEHPQTLLDESRTTETHMASAGPVVHELPSLGSSPVWMEGRGRS, via the exons ATGGCAGCGTCAGTGGCAGGATCGGCTGCTTCCTCCTCCGCTCCTGACGCCGTGCGCTGGTTTCCTTTGAGAAGCACCCTGAAGCCAGAGCCCATTGTCACACCTGTGGGGTTCCACAGGACGCACAGACGTGGG TCAAGTGCATGTGAAACGAGCCTGCGTGCTTTGCTGAAAGACTGTTTAAATCCATGGAG CAGTTCTGTGTCGGCTGCATgtggctgctttgctttccagggCCTGGGAACAGGCGACAGCACTGTGATCAGAGCGATGGTGTCCCGCTCCGAAATGAATCTTCTGGATATCAGAAGAGGATTCCTGACCATGTATGGGAAGTCTCTCTACTCCTTCATGAAG CAGATGGTGAGACGGGTGGCCAGACCCCCAGATTCACATGAGCACCCCCTGGACACCGCAAGACACCTCTGGGAACATCCCCAAACCCTTCTGGATGAGTCTAGGACCACAGAGACCCACATG GCGTCAGCAGGACCTGTTGTGCATGAGCTTCCGTCTCTGGG GAGCTCACCGGTTTGGATGGAGGGGAGAGGCAGGAGCTGA
- the LOC125700670 gene encoding uncharacterized protein LOC125700670 isoform X1, producing the protein MAASVAGSAASSSAPDAVRWFPLRSTLKPEPIVTPVGFHRTHRRGSSACETSLRALLKDCLNPWSSSVSAACGCFAFQGLGTGDSTVIRAMVSRSEMNLLDIRRGFLTMYGKSLYSFMKQMVRRVARPPDSHEHPLDTARHLWEHPQTLLDESRTTETHMRTPWTLPDPTGTSPDLLRTPQSSWAYSGIFQILPGCLGTSLGTPLNRAGGRLGSRMGFGVEESSQCSPQSSG; encoded by the exons ATGGCAGCGTCAGTGGCAGGATCGGCTGCTTCCTCCTCCGCTCCTGACGCCGTGCGCTGGTTTCCTTTGAGAAGCACCCTGAAGCCAGAGCCCATTGTCACACCTGTGGGGTTCCACAGGACGCACAGACGTGGG TCAAGTGCATGTGAAACGAGCCTGCGTGCTTTGCTGAAAGACTGTTTAAATCCATGGAG CAGTTCTGTGTCGGCTGCATgtggctgctttgctttccagggCCTGGGAACAGGCGACAGCACTGTGATCAGAGCGATGGTGTCCCGCTCCGAAATGAATCTTCTGGATATCAGAAGAGGATTCCTGACCATGTATGGGAAGTCTCTCTACTCCTTCATGAAG CAGATGGTGAGACGGGTGGCCAGACCCCCAGATTCACATGAGCACCCCCTGGACACCGCAAGACACCTCTGGGAACATCCCCAAACCCTTCTGGATGAGTCTAGGACCACAGAGACCCACATGAGGACTCCCTGGACCCTACCAGACCCTACTGGGACATCTCCAGATCTCCTCAGAACTCCTCAGAGCTCCTGGGCCTACAGTGGGATCTTCCAGATCCTTCCAGGGTGCCTTGGGACCAGCCTGGGGACTCCCTTGAACCGGGCTGGGGGTCGCCTTGGCAGCAGGATGGGCTTCGGTGTGGAAGAATCTTCCCAGTGCTCACCTCAGAGCTCaggctga
- the LOC125700670 gene encoding annexin A4-like isoform X3 encodes MAASVAGSAASSSAPDAVRWFPLRSTLKPEPIVTPVGFHRTHRRGSSACETSLRALLKDCLNPWSSSVSAACGCFAFQGLGTGDSTVIRAMVSRSEMNLLDIRRGFLTMYGKSLYSFMKMASAGPVVHELPSLGSSPVWMEGRGRS; translated from the exons ATGGCAGCGTCAGTGGCAGGATCGGCTGCTTCCTCCTCCGCTCCTGACGCCGTGCGCTGGTTTCCTTTGAGAAGCACCCTGAAGCCAGAGCCCATTGTCACACCTGTGGGGTTCCACAGGACGCACAGACGTGGG TCAAGTGCATGTGAAACGAGCCTGCGTGCTTTGCTGAAAGACTGTTTAAATCCATGGAG CAGTTCTGTGTCGGCTGCATgtggctgctttgctttccagggCCTGGGAACAGGCGACAGCACTGTGATCAGAGCGATGGTGTCCCGCTCCGAAATGAATCTTCTGGATATCAGAAGAGGATTCCTGACCATGTATGGGAAGTCTCTCTACTCCTTCATGAAG ATGGCGTCAGCAGGACCTGTTGTGCATGAGCTTCCGTCTCTGGG GAGCTCACCGGTTTGGATGGAGGGGAGAGGCAGGAGCTGA